The following are encoded in a window of Brevibacillus sp. DP1.3A genomic DNA:
- the edeI gene encoding edeine biosynthesis hybrid PKS-NRPS EdeI — protein MSLLKKYILEQVAAHRLQEKEALPLLKELSSATVNTRQDIAIIGMACRFPGANSLEEYWNNLQQGHDSISDIPAARRPDVERVAREFLNDTDFKYERMGYLDHVDLFDHAFFEISPAEARTMDPYQRMFLELAWETFEHAGYSEKMISGSPTGVFLGYCDNESQYQRVLKNVDSSSLAGNVAAIIASRISYLLNLSGPSQLINTSCSSSLVALHQACQAIGNNDCRMALVGGVNLSLFPIQQDTDFGIVSLDRKTKAFDDFADGTVWGEGLGAVLLKSYDQAVKDNDYIHAVIKSTAVNCDGRSTSITAPNAISQSALLRTTWERARINPESISYIEAHGTGTRLGDPVEIEGIMHAFQKVSKRKQFCAIGSVKSNIGHTIAASGLAGIIKTALMMKHRQIPPTLHVKRPNTLIPFIDSPVYINDVLKAWDVEADQPVRRAGVSAFGLSGTNAHVILEEPKREATPVSESGDYLITLSAKTSESLWDLLEKYQAFLSASSEQSILDMCATANTGRGHYRYRLAFIINSKEDFLQKIHRLCAGERMEDGAPLIDGNQVFYGVLNSRGEGSLPISMQIDSSNPVEMAKQYVRGVPINWLEYYRPVKWKKVPLPTYSFAKNRHWVQSDQPANDTVARSATVASEVAHEKETADVHKIASTFFTFGETLLNQVNVQKQTGLEEDETFYSGLSSLECFNQLGVFHKQVQTYSLEELREAVGLDERNEHLFHLMLGLVVQAALVEQVAGTYQLAAQAEGLDAETFYQDCLDRYPNERDTFTQLKACFAHYSTIMTGQTVLVSNGTSDFFKSYADRITLGNPSGLMAVETIAQYIHSFDRPVRILELGGGSSSLTRLLLPKIEKQDVTYLFTDCVQGTLDEAEKECKETYPFVQFRLFNMEQAPAEQGFDLHAYDVIIANNAIHRSKDVRASLSILHQLLAEQGVLFAIELVKNRSTANVIGGLAADWWQHEDTDLRQQARLMDASRWEKALRDTNYQSVAIYPSSTALLDLSDSALLIGHSAYTQQEYREWLYQINWQTKELTSNHQTQRPGIWLVFQDEGGVGETLADAMTSDGHEVFRLRSGEAFASVSSHEFILDPNQPADLRRVFERLGDKKEKLTGIIHLWSLTSGAQKPNDLGQLEDLESAQHLGVYSLFHLTQALLELDLKQVLDLRIVSNYAQAVDDNGPVHPEKAPLFGLAKVISQENPKLQCFSLDLATEGRSTSQLAGQLLAEIRCNRDDTLVAYRGNRIVPEMNRSDIDKIPKRPVEIRENGVYLIAGGTGKLGLAFSKHLAAQKNVTLVLINRSPLPPNHEWQERLQHPDCNGAEARKLKALLELEEMGAQVVCYAADVSDRQQMEDISAQVRARYGPINGIIQSAAHITFETIQTKKFSHFQNGLKAKMAGTVILDQIAEPEHLDFFVIFSSLASIWGGATGSDYVSSNCFLDAYSAARNRTGKPTIALNWYAFEGITGPGFIGYMPMDGAIQAFDASLSCQTEHLIIGQFDLQVLKEWAPSLKVKLGDTIFANGKSHKEREAPSTVTMQNRVALSGREEGDRYTLLEQALGQIWSDVLGYTELSIDDDFFRLGGDSLLAIGIVSRVSKQMQKEITITDLFQTPTIRQLAVLMAPNEETAVSAIPVAEHREAYPATSSQQRIYVLEQMQEGAVAYNIPTIMMLEGELDREAFERAFVSLVQRHESLRTSFSIVDGVLMQTVQPSVDFTLAYSEVDENEAKRTVEQFIQPFDLSKAPLVRGMLIRMDVNKHLLLFDMHHIISDGVSINILIREFFQLYQGLELPELRIQYKDYSVWQSEQLGNGVLAAQEKFWLKELDGELPVLNLPTDHPRPSVQSFEGDVLTFEIPQERTQKILALAKNNGSTLYMTLLGALTIMLSKYAGEEDIIIGSPVAGRHHADLENIVGVFLNTLAMRNFPRSDRTVADFLQEVKERALTALSHADYPFEMLVDRLTLPKDTARNPLFDVMFILQNTGDAKGSMSANGLMLSPYPFEQRSAQFDLTFDIIEREQRLIVDIEYSNKLFSKETIASMSTHFQKILEQMVEDHEQLIGKMSMLAAEERLLLIEQWNDTSLEYSREKTVVQLFEEVAAKQPNALAVTCGDEKVTYAELNKRANQVARLIKQHDVTADTCVGLLTNRSVEMMVGLLAILKAGAAFVPIDPHYPEERISYVLENSMTRLVLTHDSLAEKQWGSVVRVDVNDSRVEMQDHSNLPPQATPGDLAYVIYTSGSTGKPKGVMVEHGNLMSFCSGIGKHIDFASADKMLAVTTISFDIFLLETIVPLTKGMTVVIATEQQQADPQVLKELILQEEITFLQLTPSRLQLMLEEKSNLHALDCLKAILLGGEALSSSLFQRLRTQTKARLYNLYGPTETTIWSTVQDLTEAEEVTIGAPLPNTQVYILDEHLQVQPMKITGDLYIAGDGVTRGYFGQPTLTDERYIPNPFKPGQRMYKTGDLARWLPDGRVEYVGRSDFQCKVRGYRIELGEIESALCQHPDITEAVVSVRDTASNPYLSAYYMAERTLDSDELRAMLSKSLPDYMIPHFYTHMSMWPLTPNGKLDRKSLPEPDSLQDKHTEYQAPATRLEEQVAGIWREVLKRETVGMQDTFFQIGGTSLLLVQVHAKLEQLYPGRVRIADLFAHPTLFSLTNFLKNAALDIADEQEETDTTTYWLKELDRVSLIELPPQYWTNGEANADTNWVQFSLTDELFENVQQVSQMEDVEVRDVLLSMYLYLMAELTEQQDLYMEVAVAKGLQMNAYPFRVNMLEVNTFFDLFKQVQQKRQFIEKMTGEASVWLKKLRTDRNDGTIIPFFGSVDEFTDASFTHHEHELTFWIKEGKDVIDIVCAFDPDCLRAEKVTEMTQDYQQLLRMLVNEYMT, from the coding sequence ATGAGTTTGCTAAAAAAATACATCTTGGAGCAAGTGGCAGCTCATCGATTGCAAGAGAAGGAAGCACTTCCTTTGCTGAAGGAACTGTCCTCTGCCACCGTAAATACACGCCAAGATATCGCGATCATCGGTATGGCTTGTCGTTTTCCCGGAGCCAACAGCCTCGAAGAATACTGGAACAATTTGCAACAGGGGCACGATTCAATCAGTGATATCCCTGCTGCAAGGCGTCCGGATGTCGAGCGGGTAGCGAGAGAATTTTTAAACGACACAGATTTTAAGTATGAGCGGATGGGGTATCTCGATCACGTAGACTTATTTGATCATGCGTTTTTCGAGATATCACCTGCAGAGGCTCGAACCATGGATCCTTATCAGCGGATGTTTCTCGAGTTGGCATGGGAAACATTTGAACATGCCGGGTATAGCGAGAAGATGATCAGCGGTTCTCCTACAGGTGTATTTCTGGGATATTGTGACAATGAATCACAATACCAGCGTGTGCTGAAAAACGTTGATTCGTCCTCGCTGGCTGGTAACGTTGCGGCAATTATCGCTTCGCGAATTTCCTATTTGCTGAATCTGTCAGGTCCGAGCCAACTGATTAATACATCTTGCTCTTCCTCCTTGGTCGCTCTGCACCAAGCATGTCAAGCCATTGGAAATAACGATTGTCGAATGGCTCTCGTAGGCGGAGTTAACCTTTCCCTGTTTCCAATTCAACAAGATACTGACTTTGGCATCGTTTCTTTAGATCGCAAAACCAAAGCTTTTGATGACTTTGCTGATGGAACAGTATGGGGAGAAGGTCTTGGCGCTGTTCTTTTGAAATCCTACGATCAAGCAGTCAAGGACAACGACTATATCCATGCCGTGATCAAAAGCACAGCGGTCAATTGTGATGGCCGTTCTACCAGTATTACAGCGCCCAATGCGATTTCCCAGTCTGCTTTGTTGCGAACAACATGGGAGCGGGCGCGAATCAATCCGGAGAGCATCTCCTATATTGAGGCACATGGAACAGGGACAAGACTAGGCGACCCTGTAGAGATTGAAGGGATCATGCATGCCTTTCAGAAAGTTTCAAAACGTAAGCAATTTTGCGCAATAGGCTCGGTCAAAAGTAATATCGGGCACACGATAGCGGCATCAGGTCTGGCTGGAATCATTAAGACGGCTCTGATGATGAAGCATCGTCAGATTCCGCCGACGCTGCATGTGAAACGGCCGAATACCTTAATTCCTTTTATCGATTCACCTGTTTATATAAATGATGTACTAAAGGCTTGGGATGTAGAGGCGGACCAACCTGTGAGGAGAGCTGGGGTAAGTGCATTCGGCTTGAGCGGGACAAACGCCCACGTCATATTGGAAGAGCCTAAGCGTGAGGCGACACCCGTTTCAGAATCTGGCGATTACCTCATTACGTTATCTGCCAAAACAAGTGAGTCACTATGGGATTTGCTCGAGAAATACCAAGCATTTTTATCAGCGTCTTCTGAGCAATCCATTCTTGATATGTGCGCAACTGCCAATACGGGTCGCGGACACTATCGATATCGGCTTGCCTTCATTATCAACAGCAAAGAGGATTTTTTGCAGAAGATCCATCGCTTGTGCGCGGGAGAACGGATGGAGGACGGTGCTCCGCTTATTGATGGGAACCAGGTGTTCTACGGGGTATTGAATTCCCGTGGGGAAGGTTCATTGCCGATCAGCATGCAAATAGACAGCTCTAACCCAGTAGAAATGGCAAAACAGTACGTGCGAGGGGTGCCTATCAATTGGCTTGAATACTACCGTCCAGTCAAATGGAAAAAGGTACCTTTGCCAACTTATTCCTTTGCCAAAAACCGTCACTGGGTGCAATCGGATCAACCTGCAAACGACACGGTTGCGCGGTCCGCTACTGTAGCATCTGAGGTGGCACATGAGAAGGAAACAGCTGATGTTCATAAAATTGCTTCCACCTTCTTTACTTTTGGGGAAACGTTACTGAATCAGGTGAATGTCCAAAAGCAAACGGGCTTGGAAGAGGATGAGACTTTTTATTCCGGCTTGTCATCGCTTGAATGCTTCAATCAACTGGGCGTTTTCCATAAGCAGGTTCAAACGTATTCGTTGGAAGAATTGCGTGAAGCTGTAGGGCTTGATGAGAGAAATGAGCATCTTTTCCATCTCATGCTCGGACTCGTCGTTCAAGCGGCCCTTGTTGAACAAGTTGCAGGAACCTATCAACTTGCTGCTCAAGCAGAGGGTCTTGATGCGGAAACGTTTTATCAGGATTGTCTGGATCGCTATCCGAATGAGCGAGATACGTTCACCCAATTAAAAGCGTGCTTTGCCCATTACTCAACTATCATGACAGGGCAGACCGTACTTGTGTCGAACGGTACCTCTGACTTTTTCAAGTCGTATGCGGATCGGATTACTCTTGGAAACCCTTCTGGACTTATGGCAGTGGAAACAATTGCTCAATACATCCATTCGTTTGACCGTCCTGTTCGAATTCTGGAGCTCGGAGGCGGTTCAAGCAGTCTTACTCGCTTATTGCTGCCGAAGATTGAGAAACAAGATGTCACCTATCTGTTTACGGATTGTGTCCAAGGGACTCTCGATGAGGCAGAAAAAGAGTGCAAAGAAACGTACCCGTTTGTACAATTCCGCCTGTTCAACATGGAGCAGGCCCCAGCCGAGCAAGGATTCGATCTACATGCATACGATGTGATCATTGCTAATAACGCTATACACAGGTCGAAGGATGTTCGGGCATCCTTATCGATTTTGCATCAGTTGCTTGCAGAGCAGGGCGTGCTGTTTGCGATCGAGCTCGTGAAAAATCGTTCAACGGCAAATGTGATCGGGGGGCTTGCCGCAGACTGGTGGCAGCACGAAGACACCGATCTGCGACAGCAAGCCAGACTGATGGATGCCTCACGCTGGGAAAAGGCGCTTCGGGATACGAACTATCAATCGGTTGCCATTTATCCGTCGTCAACAGCGCTGCTTGATCTTTCTGATTCAGCTTTATTGATCGGACACTCAGCGTATACGCAACAAGAGTATCGAGAGTGGCTCTACCAGATCAATTGGCAAACGAAAGAGCTGACAAGCAATCATCAGACCCAGCGTCCAGGGATCTGGCTGGTGTTTCAAGATGAAGGCGGTGTAGGAGAAACGCTTGCTGACGCGATGACATCGGACGGACATGAAGTGTTCAGACTTCGCAGTGGTGAGGCTTTTGCCTCCGTCTCTTCCCACGAGTTTATCCTAGATCCCAACCAGCCGGCAGATCTGCGGCGTGTGTTCGAGAGACTCGGGGACAAAAAGGAAAAGCTGACTGGGATTATCCACTTATGGAGCTTGACCTCAGGCGCCCAAAAGCCAAATGACCTCGGACAGCTAGAAGACCTTGAGTCAGCGCAACATCTGGGAGTGTACAGTCTGTTTCATTTGACACAAGCGTTGCTTGAGCTGGATCTGAAGCAGGTGCTTGATTTACGGATCGTCTCAAACTACGCACAAGCAGTAGATGACAACGGACCTGTTCATCCAGAAAAAGCTCCTTTGTTCGGTCTAGCCAAGGTTATCTCGCAAGAAAATCCAAAACTGCAGTGTTTTAGCCTAGATCTCGCAACAGAGGGGCGTTCAACATCGCAGTTAGCTGGTCAGCTTCTAGCGGAAATTCGCTGCAATAGAGATGACACTTTGGTTGCCTATAGAGGAAATCGCATCGTACCAGAAATGAATCGCAGCGATATCGATAAAATTCCGAAACGGCCCGTAGAGATACGTGAAAATGGCGTTTACTTGATCGCCGGAGGTACAGGAAAACTGGGCCTGGCATTTAGTAAGCATCTGGCTGCTCAAAAAAATGTGACGCTCGTGCTGATTAATCGTTCTCCACTTCCACCTAACCACGAGTGGCAAGAGCGTTTACAGCATCCAGACTGCAATGGTGCTGAGGCACGAAAGCTGAAAGCACTGCTTGAGCTAGAGGAAATGGGAGCGCAGGTAGTCTGCTACGCCGCCGATGTGTCTGACCGTCAGCAGATGGAGGATATTTCCGCGCAAGTCCGTGCTCGTTACGGACCGATCAACGGCATTATCCAATCCGCGGCGCATATCACCTTCGAGACGATTCAGACGAAGAAGTTTTCCCATTTTCAAAATGGCTTGAAAGCGAAGATGGCGGGCACAGTCATTCTGGATCAGATAGCTGAACCGGAGCACTTGGATTTCTTTGTAATCTTTTCATCGCTTGCTTCGATTTGGGGTGGAGCGACTGGAAGTGACTATGTCTCGTCCAACTGCTTCCTGGATGCCTATAGTGCAGCTCGGAATCGAACGGGAAAACCAACGATAGCTTTGAACTGGTATGCGTTTGAAGGCATAACAGGTCCTGGTTTTATCGGATACATGCCGATGGATGGAGCAATTCAAGCCTTTGATGCATCGCTGTCTTGCCAAACTGAACACCTGATCATTGGACAATTTGATTTGCAAGTGCTGAAGGAATGGGCACCGTCTCTGAAAGTAAAGCTCGGAGATACGATCTTCGCAAACGGAAAGTCTCATAAAGAACGCGAAGCACCATCCACAGTGACCATGCAAAACCGAGTTGCTTTGTCTGGCAGGGAGGAAGGCGATCGCTACACTTTGTTGGAGCAAGCCTTAGGACAGATTTGGTCCGATGTGTTAGGTTACACCGAATTGAGCATCGACGACGACTTTTTCAGGCTGGGTGGCGATTCTCTTTTGGCAATCGGTATCGTTTCCCGTGTCTCCAAGCAGATGCAAAAAGAGATTACGATCACCGACCTATTTCAAACACCGACGATCCGTCAATTAGCTGTATTGATGGCTCCGAATGAAGAAACAGCTGTGTCAGCGATCCCTGTAGCAGAGCATCGGGAAGCGTACCCCGCCACCTCGTCTCAGCAGAGAATTTATGTGCTGGAACAAATGCAGGAAGGGGCAGTTGCCTACAACATCCCAACAATCATGATGCTTGAAGGTGAGCTGGATAGAGAGGCTTTCGAACGTGCATTTGTCTCGCTGGTGCAGCGACATGAGTCGTTGCGCACCTCATTTTCCATCGTGGATGGAGTTTTGATGCAAACGGTTCAGCCGAGCGTAGATTTTACGTTGGCGTATAGTGAAGTCGACGAGAACGAGGCCAAGAGAACGGTCGAACAATTTATTCAACCATTCGACTTATCAAAAGCGCCGCTTGTACGCGGTATGCTCATTCGCATGGATGTCAACAAACACTTGTTGCTGTTTGACATGCATCACATTATTTCCGATGGTGTGTCCATCAACATTTTGATCCGCGAGTTCTTCCAATTGTATCAGGGACTCGAGTTGCCCGAGCTGCGGATTCAATATAAAGACTACAGTGTGTGGCAATCAGAGCAGCTGGGTAATGGGGTATTGGCCGCTCAGGAGAAATTCTGGCTAAAAGAGCTGGATGGAGAACTTCCTGTGCTTAATCTGCCTACGGACCACCCTCGACCGTCCGTCCAGAGCTTTGAAGGAGATGTCCTGACCTTTGAGATTCCTCAAGAGAGGACACAGAAGATACTGGCACTGGCAAAAAACAATGGTTCAACCTTGTACATGACGCTACTGGGAGCGCTCACCATTATGCTGTCGAAATACGCTGGCGAAGAAGACATTATCATTGGATCGCCAGTGGCTGGCCGTCATCATGCAGACCTGGAAAACATCGTGGGTGTCTTTTTGAACACACTGGCGATGAGAAACTTCCCGCGAAGTGATCGAACTGTGGCGGATTTCCTTCAGGAAGTAAAAGAACGGGCACTGACGGCGCTCTCTCATGCCGACTATCCGTTCGAAATGCTGGTGGATCGTCTGACGCTGCCAAAAGATACGGCGCGCAACCCACTGTTTGATGTGATGTTCATTCTGCAAAATACCGGAGATGCGAAGGGAAGCATGAGTGCAAATGGCCTGATGCTCTCTCCTTATCCATTTGAACAGCGCTCTGCCCAGTTTGATCTGACCTTTGACATCATTGAGCGAGAACAGCGCCTGATTGTCGATATCGAATACAGCAACAAGCTGTTCAGCAAAGAGACGATTGCGTCGATGTCTACACATTTCCAGAAGATTCTGGAGCAGATGGTGGAAGATCATGAACAGTTGATCGGCAAGATGTCCATGCTGGCAGCAGAAGAACGCTTGCTGCTGATTGAGCAATGGAATGACACGAGCTTGGAATACTCTCGTGAAAAAACAGTCGTCCAGCTCTTTGAAGAAGTAGCGGCAAAACAGCCGAACGCGTTAGCTGTAACATGCGGAGATGAGAAAGTCACTTATGCGGAATTAAATAAGCGAGCAAACCAAGTAGCCCGTTTGATCAAGCAACATGACGTCACTGCTGATACTTGCGTGGGTCTTTTGACGAATCGCTCTGTGGAAATGATGGTCGGACTCTTGGCGATCTTGAAAGCAGGTGCTGCATTTGTTCCGATTGATCCGCACTATCCAGAAGAACGCATTTCCTATGTTTTGGAAAACAGCATGACTCGCCTCGTCTTAACCCACGATTCTCTGGCAGAGAAGCAGTGGGGAAGTGTTGTCCGAGTGGATGTAAATGATTCTCGGGTGGAGATGCAAGATCACTCCAACCTTCCGCCACAGGCTACACCTGGCGATCTCGCCTATGTCATTTACACATCGGGTTCTACAGGCAAGCCTAAAGGTGTTATGGTTGAGCACGGCAATTTGATGAGCTTCTGCTCAGGGATCGGGAAACATATCGATTTTGCCAGCGCAGACAAAATGTTGGCTGTGACGACGATTTCGTTTGATATTTTTCTGCTTGAAACGATTGTACCGCTGACGAAAGGGATGACAGTGGTCATTGCAACCGAGCAGCAGCAAGCCGACCCGCAGGTGCTCAAGGAGTTGATTTTGCAGGAAGAAATCACTTTCCTTCAACTGACTCCATCTCGTCTACAGCTCATGCTGGAAGAGAAGAGCAACTTGCACGCACTTGACTGCCTGAAAGCGATCCTGCTTGGAGGAGAAGCCCTTTCATCATCTTTGTTCCAACGGCTTCGCACACAGACCAAGGCAAGACTTTACAATCTGTACGGTCCAACTGAAACAACGATCTGGTCTACGGTTCAGGACTTGACCGAGGCAGAAGAAGTAACGATTGGCGCGCCGTTGCCCAATACACAAGTCTACATCCTTGATGAGCATCTACAAGTGCAGCCGATGAAGATCACTGGTGATCTTTACATTGCAGGGGATGGGGTAACGAGAGGCTACTTCGGTCAGCCAACTCTGACGGATGAGCGCTATATCCCTAATCCGTTTAAACCTGGTCAACGTATGTACAAAACAGGTGATCTCGCGAGATGGCTGCCGGACGGACGTGTTGAATATGTGGGACGATCCGACTTTCAGTGCAAAGTACGCGGTTATCGGATCGAATTGGGTGAGATTGAAAGTGCTCTTTGTCAGCACCCGGATATTACGGAAGCGGTGGTCAGTGTGCGAGATACTGCCAGCAATCCTTACCTGTCTGCGTACTATATGGCAGAGCGAACGTTGGACAGTGATGAATTGCGAGCCATGCTGAGCAAAAGCTTACCCGATTACATGATTCCACATTTCTATACGCATATGAGTATGTGGCCTCTAACACCAAACGGAAAACTGGATCGAAAATCATTGCCAGAGCCTGATTCACTCCAAGACAAGCACACCGAATATCAAGCCCCGGCTACCAGACTGGAAGAACAGGTGGCGGGCATCTGGCGAGAAGTGCTTAAGCGTGAAACGGTCGGTATGCAGGATACCTTCTTCCAAATAGGCGGTACTTCGCTTTTACTTGTGCAAGTACATGCCAAGCTTGAACAGCTTTACCCTGGACGGGTTCGAATTGCCGATTTGTTTGCTCATCCTACACTGTTCAGTCTTACCAACTTTTTGAAGAATGCCGCTTTAGATATAGCAGATGAACAAGAGGAAACTGATACAACCACTTATTGGTTGAAGGAGCTGGATCGTGTCTCGCTTATAGAGTTGCCACCTCAGTATTGGACAAATGGAGAAGCGAATGCGGACACAAATTGGGTTCAATTCTCACTTACTGATGAACTGTTTGAAAATGTGCAGCAGGTAAGTCAAATGGAAGATGTTGAGGTAAGAGACGTTCTGCTTTCGATGTATCTATACCTCATGGCGGAATTGACAGAACAGCAGGATCTTTATATGGAAGTGGCTGTCGCCAAGGGGCTGCAGATGAATGCCTATCCATTCCGGGTGAACATGTTAGAGGTCAACACCTTCTTCGATCTATTCAAGCAGGTGCAGCAGAAACGACAGTTCATTGAGAAAATGACGGGGGAAGCCTCGGTGTGGCTAAAAAAATTACGGACGGATCGCAACGATGGAACCATTATTCCATTCTTCGGCAGTGTCGATGAGTTTACAGATGCATCGTTCACACACCATGAACATGAGCTAACCTTCTGGATCAAGGAAGGAAAAGACGTGATTGATATCGTGTGTGCATTCGACCCTGATTGCCTCCGGGCAGAAAAAGTCACGGAGATGACTCAGGATTACCAGCAATTGCTCAGGATGCTAGTGAATGAATACATGACGTAG
- the fabD gene encoding ACP S-malonyltransferase, translating into MDKIALLFPGQGSQYVGMGQALCEAHPIAARTFEEASDALGFNLQTLCFAGDVQELTKTEHAQPAILTASVAAFRVYSQEMNIEPKWVAGHSLGEFTALTCAGAIQFADAVRLVYRRGQFMQAATPQGVGAMSAIFGLNAQLVEEICREHSRDDAIVVVANHNSADQIVISGHAHAVRQVEEACKQHGSTSVVSLKVSAPFHSPLMVQAAEQLNEELKRYTYSDPKWPVISNVTAQPYIHADQLVDLLTAQTTSPVRWQSTMDYLVTQGANTVIELGPKNVLTNLAKGYPLRAFAFDKQGEINRYQQEIQDAKTHNQAAIAQLVDSCIAIAVCTKNRGLDEEAYQQGVIAPYQALQQLRQQLEQGEKEGGYGDVSEAFSLLRMILQTKKAPDAEQAMRFEQLTSKPDLQQRFPEIGNEWQAS; encoded by the coding sequence ATGGACAAAATCGCACTCTTATTCCCGGGACAAGGTTCGCAATATGTTGGAATGGGCCAAGCATTATGTGAGGCCCATCCCATTGCTGCTCGTACCTTTGAAGAAGCCAGTGATGCGCTTGGATTTAACCTGCAAACACTTTGTTTTGCAGGGGATGTACAAGAACTGACCAAAACAGAGCACGCACAGCCAGCAATCCTGACGGCAAGTGTCGCAGCCTTCCGCGTTTATTCACAAGAAATGAACATCGAACCAAAGTGGGTGGCTGGTCACAGTCTGGGCGAGTTTACGGCCCTGACTTGTGCCGGTGCTATCCAGTTTGCAGATGCCGTCCGCCTTGTCTATCGCCGAGGTCAGTTCATGCAGGCGGCTACGCCGCAGGGTGTCGGAGCCATGTCAGCAATCTTCGGGTTGAATGCTCAACTTGTCGAGGAGATTTGTCGGGAACATTCTCGTGACGATGCGATCGTCGTGGTCGCGAACCATAACTCCGCTGATCAGATCGTCATCTCCGGACATGCACATGCGGTGCGGCAAGTAGAAGAAGCGTGCAAGCAGCATGGCTCGACTTCCGTAGTCAGCCTCAAGGTGAGTGCGCCTTTCCATTCGCCACTCATGGTGCAAGCAGCCGAACAATTAAATGAAGAATTGAAGCGATACACGTATAGCGATCCCAAATGGCCTGTGATTTCCAATGTGACAGCACAACCATATATCCATGCAGATCAACTTGTCGATTTGCTCACAGCCCAGACAACTAGCCCTGTTCGCTGGCAATCCACGATGGATTACTTGGTAACACAGGGAGCGAATACCGTAATTGAGCTCGGTCCAAAAAATGTGCTGACAAATTTGGCCAAAGGATATCCCCTTCGTGCCTTTGCCTTTGACAAGCAGGGGGAGATCAATCGTTATCAGCAAGAGATTCAGGATGCTAAAACGCATAATCAAGCAGCAATTGCCCAATTGGTCGATTCTTGCATTGCGATTGCTGTTTGCACGAAAAACCGCGGTCTCGATGAAGAGGCGTACCAGCAAGGGGTGATCGCTCCTTATCAAGCTCTTCAACAACTGAGGCAACAACTGGAACAAGGAGAAAAAGAGGGGGGCTATGGAGATGTAAGCGAAGCTTTTTCGCTGCTTCGTATGATCTTGCAAACAAAAAAAGCACCTGACGCGGAGCAAGCCATGCGCTTTGAACAGCTGACCAGCAAACCGGACTTGCAACAGCGATTTCCTGAGATCGGCAACGAATGGCAAGCAAGCTAA